Proteins encoded in a region of the Onychostoma macrolepis isolate SWU-2019 chromosome 20, ASM1243209v1, whole genome shotgun sequence genome:
- the lats1 gene encoding LOW QUALITY PROTEIN: serine/threonine-protein kinase LATS1 (The sequence of the model RefSeq protein was modified relative to this genomic sequence to represent the inferred CDS: inserted 2 bases in 1 codon), translated as MKRGEKPEGYRQMRPKTFPASNYSGNSQQMLQEIRESLRNLSRPPDALKTDVSVGKGPPDDPRQQGRSNNPRNPHHHRALQEIRRSLMPFANETTSSGHASDINRHMLQELQDAGFDEEMVVRALKQTNSHSVEAAIEYISRMNFQEPAREQITAAAARPVNTAIKQAGPSQIPPTVLRRQSWKGSKESLAPQRHSALMTDGMIYRPSSPGPQSDLSRPATFPQNLASAASGQRVNPPLPRQVRSITPPPSSWDSNPSTKRYSGNLDYLVPRLSPVPQGPRPDGYINPPSQAQRGISPVPVGRQPIIMQNSGGNKFTFPPSWPQNGSIQSEYVGINSSGRQPPPPPYPMHQTNRQSPTAQQMQSSALASPSNGANLPPSMLVPNRNSHNLDMYNLGVLPQVRPPVQQPQTSPGHSTNQDVPSSWPHSVPGRSNSFTNAQPSGRQCPSVPSSQPSGTTVTTITQAPILQPVKSMRVQKPELHTAVAPTHPPWMQQQPPPSAYQDPSASIAAPEVPSYQGPPPPYPKHLLQQQPPPGYDTNPGPKPSNKEEDGVDNDNDTDSTCSSERAEGSEEREKKQITTSPVPVRRCKRDEERKGESRVPMYSPQAFKFFMEQHVENILKNHQQRIRRKKQLESEMQRVGLSNDAQEQMRMMLCQKESNYIRLKRXKMDKSMFEKIKTLGIGAFGEVCLARKVDTGALYAMKTLRKKDVLLRNQVAHVKAERDILAEADNEWVVRLYYSFQDKDNLYFVMDYIPGGDMMSLLIRMGIFQEGLAQFYIAELTCAVESVHKMGFIHRDIKPDNILIDRDGHIKLTDFGLCTGFRWTHDSKYYQSGDHVRQDSMDFSKDWEDSANCRCGDRLKPLERRAARQHQRCLAHSLVGTPNYIAPEVLLRTGYTQLCDWWSVGVILYEMVVGQPPFLATAPLETQMKVINWQTALHIPLQAKLSPEATDLILKLCRGPEDRLGKNGADEIKAHPFFKSIDFSTDLRQQHHAPYIPKITHCTDTSNFDPVDPDKLWSDDADGNHNDTLNRWFKNGKHPEHAFYEFTFRRFFDDNGHPYSCPKPIECEDYDGEEDEPVNPSKGLGPEQGRDLVYV; from the exons ATGAAGAGGGGCGAGAAACCCGAGGGATACAGACAAATGCGACCCAAGACGTTCCCTGCAAGCAATTACAGCGGCAATAGTCAACAAATGCTGCAGGAGATCCGAGAGAGCCTGCGGAACCTCTCCCGGCCGCCAGATGCTCTCAAAACCGACGTGAGCGTCGGGAAGGGACCGCCGGACGATCCCAGACAACAAGGGCGCAGCAACAACCCCAGGAACCCCCACCATCACAGAGCACTGCAGGAGATCCGCAGGTCACTCATGCCATTTGCTAATGAAACTACCTCCAGTGGACACGCTTCAGATATCAACAGACACATGCTGCAGGAGCTGCAGGATGCTGGCTTTGATGAG GAGATGGTGGTTCGTGCTCTGAAGCAGACGAACAGTCATAGCGTGGAGGCAGCCATAGAGTACATCAGTAGGATGAACTTCCAGGAGCCTGCGAGGGAGCAGATAACAGCCGCTGCAGCCCGGCCTGTCAACACGGCCATAAAACAAGCAG GTCCATCCCAAATTCCACCGACAGTGTTGCGGCGCCAAAGCTGGAAGGGTTCAAAGGAGTCTCTGGCCCCACAGCGACACAGTGCTCTAATGACTGATGGCATGATTTACCGTCCCAGTAGCCCTGGACCTCAAAGCGACCTCTCACGGCCTGCTACCTTTCCTCAAAATCTTGCCTCTGCAGCCAGCGGTCAACGAGTGAATCCTCCCCTCCCACGGCAGGTGCGTAGCATCACTCCTCCTCCCTCCTCATGGGACTCCAATCCCTCAACCAAGCGGTATTCTGGGAACTTGGATTACCTGGTGCCTCGGCTCTCTCCTGTGCCTCAGGGGCCCCGACCCGATGGCTATATAAACCCTCCGTCCCAGGCGCAGCGAGGGATCAGTCCAGTACCTGTGGGTCGGCAGCCCATCATCATGCAAAACTCCGGGGGCAACAAGTTCACCTTCCCTCCATCTTGGCCCCAGAATGGCAGCATACAAAGCGAGTATGTGGGCATTAATAGCAGTGGCCGCCAGCCACCACCACCTCCGTATCCCATGCACCAGACTAACAGACAGAGTCCCACGGCCCAGCAGATGCAATCCAGCGCACTTGCTTCACCCTCAAATGGAGCCAACCTTCCCCCAAGCATGCTGGTGCCCAACCGCAATAGCCACAACCTTGATATGTACAACCTTGGGGTATTACCCCAGGTCAGACCTCCTGTGCAGCAGCCTCAGACTTCCCCCGGTCACAGCACCAATCAGGACGTTCCTTCGTCATGGCCCCACAGCGTTCCAGGGCGCTCCAACTCCTTCACCAATGCCCAGCCCAGTGGACGTCAGTGCCCGTCTGTGCCCAGCTCTCAACCCTCCGGCACAACCGTCACCACCATTACACAGGCTCCCATTTTGCAGCCGGTAAAGAGTATGCGAGTGCAGAAGCCAGAGCTGCACACGGCCGTGGCCCCTACACACCCACCATGGATGCAGCAGCAGCCTCCGCCCTCTGCTTATCAAGATCCGTCTGCTTCCATAGCTGCCCCCGAAGTCCCGAGCTACCAAGGCCCACCTCCGCCTTACCCTAAACACCTGCTACAGCAGCAGCCTCCACCGGGGTACGACACCAACCCCGGTCCAAAACCCAGCAACAAGGAGGAGGACGGGGTGGACAACGACAATGACACGGACAGCACCTGCTCCAGCGAGCGCGCTGAGGGCTCTGAGGAGCGCGAGAAGAAACAGATCACGACATCTCCCGTGCCGGTGCGGCGTTGTAAACGCGACGAGGAGCGCAAGGGGGAAAGCAGAGTTCCCATGTACTCCCCGCAGGCTTTCAAGTTCTTCATGGAGCAGCATGTGGAGAACATCCTGAAGAACCACCAGCAGAGGATCCGGAGGAAGAAGCAGTTGGAGAGCGAGATGCAGAGG GTGGGACTTTCAAATGACGCACAGGAGCAGATGCGCATGATGCTGTGCCAGAAAGAATCCAACTACATCCGCCTCAAGCG CAAAATGGACAAATCCATGTTCGAGAAGATCAAGACTTTGGGAATCGGGGCGTTTGGAGAAGTGTGTTTGGCTCGGAAAGTGGACACGGGAGCGCTGTATGCCATGAAGACCCTCCGTAAAAAAGATGTCCTGTTGCGGAACCAGGTGGCCCATGTGAAAGCTGAGCGGGATATTCTCGCTGAAGCTGATAATGAGTGGGTCGTCCGCTTGTACTACTCGTTTCAGGATAAAGATAACTTGTATTTTGTGATGGACTACATCCCTGGCGGGGACATGATGAGTCTTTTGATCAGAATGGGCATTTTCCAAGAGGGCTTGGCTCAGTTTTACATCGCAGAGCTGACATGTGCTGTGGAAAGCGTCCACAAAATGGGTTTCATCCATCGAGACATCAAACCTGACAACATCCTAATTGATCGTGATGGACATATTAAACTGACAGACTTTGGCCTGTGCACTGGCTTCCGATGGACTCACGACTCCAAATACTACCAAAGCG GTGATCATGTGCGTCAGGACAGTATGGACTTCAGTAAGGACTGGGAAGACAGTGCTAACTGTCGCTGTGGAGACCGATTGAAGCCACTGGAGCGCAGAGCCGCTAGACAACATCAGCGCTGCTTGGCACATTCATTGGTGGGCACTCCCAATTACATCGCCCCTGAGGTTCTGCTGCGCACag GTTACACGCAGctctgtgattggtggagtgtgGGTGTTATCCTCTATGAGATGGTAGTCGGTCAGCCTCCTTTTCTGGCAACAGCTCCTCTTGAGACCCAGATGAAG GTGATAAACTGGCAGACGGCTCTACACATCCCCCTGCAGGCCAAGCTGAGTCCGGAGGCCACCGACCTGATCCTGAAGCTCTGCCGTGGCCCGGAAGACCGGCTTGGGAAAAACGGAGCCGATGAGATTAAAGCCCATCCCTTCTTCAAAAGCATCGACTTCTCCACAGACCTGCGGCAGCAACACCATGCGCCTTACATCCCCAAAATCACACACTGCACTGACACCTCTAACTTTGACCCCGTTGACCCCGACAAACTCTGGAGCGACGATGCTGACGGCAACCATAACGACACACTCAACCGCTGGTTCAAGAACGGCAAGCACCCGGAGCACGCCTTCTACGAGTTCACCTTCCGCCGCTTCTTCGATGATAACGGCCACCCGTACAGCTGTCCCAAGCCCATCGAGTGCGAGGATTATGACGGGGAGGAGGACGAGCCGGTCAACCCGTCGAAGGGCTTGGGGCCAGAACAGGGGCGGGATTTAGTCTATGTttaa
- the LOC131527232 gene encoding uncharacterized protein LOC131527232, which yields MEKEGLKRCLDLLECNSVAVDYIVTDRHPQIQKYLRERKITQFYDVWHFEKGLSKKLQKLSKHKDRALLTRWKRSIRNHIYWCATSSTSGPEKVAKWTSVVNHLQNVHVHDNSIFPRCEHPDRVSNDPKKWFELGSLAIHKVEKVLCNKRVLKDVEKLSHHFQTSSLEAFHSLILRFTPKNVVFPFMGMLCRLYLAVLHHNENANREQATTSEGEAVFKMVFPKSKKGECTARPLKTDPTYDYVEELLRLVFEEVIVDPTPFVDQLKTIPIPTDLCSEFERPSK from the exons ATGGAGAAAGAAGGCCTCAAGAGATGTCTGGATCTGTTGGAGTGTAACAGTGTAGCAGTGGACTACATTGTCACTGATCGTCATCCACAGATCCAGAAATATCTGAGGGAGCGTAAAATAACACAATTCTACGATGTGTGGCATTTTGAAAAAG GTTTGTCTAAGAAGTTACAAAAATTGTCAAAACACAAGGACCGTGCATTGCTGACGAGGTGGAAGCGTAGCATTAGGAACCATATTTATTGGTGCGCTACTTCATCCACATCAGGACCAGAGAAGGTGGCCAAGTGGACTTCAGTGGTGAACCATCTTCAGAATGTGCATGTTCACGACAATTCTATTTTTCCGAGGTGTGAACATCCTGATCGGGTATCTAATGATCCGAAGAAATGGTTTGAACTAG GGTCGCTGGCAATCCACAAGGTTGAAAAAGTCCTATGCAACAAGAGGGTTCTCAAAGATGTGGAGAAGCTGAGTCACCATTTTCAAACTTCATCACTAGAGGCTTTCCACAGCCTGATCCTCCGCTTCACACCCAAAAATGTAGTGTTCCCTTTCATGGGAATGTTGTGCAG ACTGTACCTTGCAGTACTGCATCACAATGAGAATGCAAACAGAGAACAAGCCACAACCTCAGAAGGAGAGGCCGTGTTCAAAATGGTCTTCCCCAAGTCCAAAAAGGGAGAATGCACTGCAAGGCCTTTGAAAACAGATCCAACATACG ATTACGTGGAGGAGCTCTTGAGGCTCGTTTTCGAGGAGGTGATTGTCGACCCCACTCCATTTGTCGATCAGTTAAAGACAATCCCCATTCCCACAGACCTTTGTTCAGAGTTTGAGAGACCATCAAAGTAG
- the ankrd6b gene encoding ankyrin repeat domain-containing protein 6b, protein MSQQDASSVRALSERLLIASHKGQADHVVQLINKGAKVAITKNGRTPLHLAAYKGHIAVVRILLAAGCDLDIQDDGDQTALHRASVVGNTDVISALVQEGCALDRQDKDGNTALHESAWHGFSQSVKLLVKAGANVHAKNKAGNTALHLACQNGHAQSSKVLLLGGSRPDSKNSVGDTCLHVSARYNHASVIRALLSAICSVTERNHAGDTALHVAAALNHRKTVRMLLEAGADSRIKNNTGETALDQARENDNPEVALLLTKAPQSFTRGRTVRKRRDKMKTEGRAQSVPRDEMLPRKDSVSPANDTHGSDSSLRRNDTEARANRNSEKKVKERLSPSDALIRRQNKHSDHKKKSKTESSSALPPPPPPPHNYKAFQLYTLYRGKDGKIMQAPLNGCRCEPLINKLENQLMATKEEMQSEIHTVQELMNSKMGQMERKNKHQIRALDKITLERVSAERIECLHRIDKRAIQERLEGEKRQASVVSDLKNWCLSKIQSLETRLSGDRSNTKLQRSSSLTDTLSDCDPRSHTAVPHTSGAKACYSPSTNQPEAVAASTSPEDGSAGYYVIEVDRVSPDKQSAQNQSAPQSPCIVRPKQRSRACSDPHRAPDEPQDLSLELRPVPDQCCEHRNLKKRTQQRAKTKQNTQTMTSLGDPHPAEASFAQERENMHALEVTQYFFEAVTLQMERWYERKIEEARWQANQRAQADRAALLDRISYLEEELRLLRTNRQEES, encoded by the exons ATGAGCCAGCAGGATGCATCATCTGTGCGAGCCCTCTCTGAGCGTCTCCTCATAGCCTCGCACAAGGGCCAAGCTGATCATGTGGTTCAGCTCATCAACAAAGGGGCCAAGGTAGCCATTACCAAG AACGGCAGAACCCCTCTGCATTTGGCTGCCTATAAGGGCCACATTGCAGTTGTGAGGATTCTCCTGGCGGCTGGGTGTGACCTGGATATTCAGGATGAT GGTGACCAGACGGCCTTACACAGAGCATCTGTGGTGGGAAACACTGATGTCATTTCAGCTCTCGTTCAGGAAGGATGTGCACTAGATAGACAAGACAAG GATGGGAACACGGCATTACACGAGTCTGCGTGGCACGGCTTCAGTCAGTCTGTCAAACTGCTGGTGAAGGCCGGAGCCAACGTTCATGCTAAAAACAAG GCAGGAAACACGGCTCTTCATCTGGCGTGTCAGAACGGTCATGCTCAAAGCTCCAAAGTCCTGCTGCTGGGCGGCTCTCGGCCCGACAGTAAGAACAGC GTTGGTGACACGTGTCTGCATGTGTCTGCTCGATATAACCATGCGAGTGTGATCCGAGCGCTCCTGAGTGCCATCTGCTCAGTGACCGAAAGAAATCAT GCAGGAGACACGGCTCTACACGTTGCAGCTGCTCTGAATCACAGGAAGACTGTACGCATGTTATTGGAGGCTGGCGCCGACAGCCGCATCAAAAACAAT ACGGGAGAGACGGCCCTCGATCAGGCTCGTGAAAATGATAATCCTGAAGTTGCGCTGCTGCTCACCAAAGCTCCACAG AGCTTCACTCGTGGACGCACTGTGAGGAAGAGGAGGGACAAGATGAAGACCGAGGGTCGAGCGCAGTCAGTGCCGCGTGATGAGATGCTGCCGAGAAAG GACAGTGTATCTCCTGCAAATGACACTCATGGCAGTGACAGTTCTCTCCGCCGGAATGACACAGAGGCGCGTGCCAACAGAAACAGCGAGAAGAAAGTCAAAGAGAGG CTGTCACCATCAGATGCCCTCATTCGAAGACAAAATAAACACAGTGATCATAAGAAGAAGAGTAAAACGGAGAGTTCATCtgctcttcctcctcctcctcctcctcctcataaCTACAAAGCGTTCCAGCTCTATACTCTCTACAGAGGCAAAGACGGCAAGATCATGCAG GCCCCATTGAATGGCTGCAGGTGTGAACCTCTCATTAACAAACTGGAGAATCAGCTCATGGCCACTAAAGAGGAGATGCAGTCAGAGATTCACACTGTGCAGGAGCTCATGAACAGCAAGATGGGACAAATGGAGCGCAAGAACAAACATCAG ATCAGAGCTCTAGATAAGATCACTTTAGAGAGAGTGTCTGCTGAGAGGATTGAATGTTTACATCGCATCGACAAGCGAGCCATACAAGAACGCTTGGAAGGAGAAAAAAGACAG GCATCAGTGGTCAGCGATCTCAAGAACTGGTGCCTTTCGAAGATCCAAAGTTTGGAGACGCGTCTTTCTGGCGATCGCAGCAACACTAAGTTACAGCGCTCCTCGTCCCTCACCGACACGCTTTCAGATTGTGATCCCCGTTCCCACACAGCTGTACCACATACATCTGGTGCCAAAGCCTGTTACTCTCCATCAACTAACCAACCAGAGGCTGTAGCAGCGAGCACGAGTCCTGAGGATGGATCAGCCGGTTACTATGTGATCGAGGTGGACCGCGTCTCACCGG ATAAGCAGTCAGCACAGAATCAATCTGCACCCCAGTCTCCTTGTATAGTCCGCCCTAAGCAACGATCCCGGGCCTGTAGCGACCCTCACCGAGCGCCAGATGAGCCTCAGGATTTGAGTCTGGAGCTGAGACCTGTCCCTGATCAGTGCTGCGAGCACAGGAACCTCAAAAAACGCACCCAACAAAGAGCAAAGACCAAACAAAACACTCAAACCATGACAAGTTTAGGAGACCCGCACCCCGCCGAGGCTTCCTTCGCCCAGGAGCGGGAAAACATGCACGCGCTGGAGGTTACGCAGTACTTTTTCGAGGCAGTGACTCTGCAGATGGAGCGCTGGTATGAACGCAAGATTGAAGAAGCACGCTGGCAGGCCAACCAGAGAGCCCAGGCCGACAGAGCCGCTCTGCTGGACAGAATAAGCTACCTTGAGGAAGAACTCAGACTGCTGAGAACCAACAGACAGGAGGAGAGCTAG
- the lyrm2 gene encoding LYR motif-containing protein 2 — protein MAVSRLPAAALSLKQFLQRQKVLGVYRDLLRTIRKIPAESDRRYLRDWAREEFKRNKSETDQDVIRMMITQAHNHLEDLRKSLALAGC, from the exons ATGGCAGTGTCCCGATTACCAGCAGCAGCTCTGAGCCTCAAACAG TTTTTGCAGAGACAGAAGGTTCTGGGGGTTTACAGAGATCTGCTCCGAACCATCCGCAAAATACCGGCCGAGTCTGACCGCAGATATTTAAGAGATTGGGCCAGAGAAGAGTTCAAGAGGAACAAGAGTGAAACGGACCAG GATGTGATTCGCATGATGATCACTCAAGCGCACAATCATCTGGAGGATCTGAGAAAATCTCTGGCGTTGGCTGGATGCTGA